The Puntigrus tetrazona isolate hp1 chromosome 3, ASM1883169v1, whole genome shotgun sequence genome contains a region encoding:
- the LOC122341622 gene encoding transmembrane channel-like protein 5 has product MRRMSAFPQQGTALGNLGLTNEIRQETENNTSELVSDLVNLSATARFQAIRSLPKPFYEKKTIRDRVNSVKLSKAILAPDCRQHVSRSFRRFRASLASARQHLIIWQDTLKEIGGRFGTSVLSYFLFLKWLLKFNLFSLIINFCFITIPQIVHAPNISSITGFRGLELLTGVGYFNQTVLFYGGYDGEVIASKPAYNMQLAYFFTVAAYLVLCGVSLIYSMSRSFQNNFVLETGPVSEGAWRLLCSWDFSVVNEKAIQYNKNNLAIQLKESLSERLQVKNKTSLPDRIKHLSLHLLAWLLSLGLALGSGAGIYFLGTKQELAFKLFSQDPSDLGSEASTLLLPVVVSLINLIVPLFYSLIDKIESYSNPRAKIYISIVRSVILKMSILGILCFYWLHVVPDSISCWESFVGQSVYRLLIIDFIFCLLGIFFGEFLRNVIGTMCIQSLGVPEFDIARNVLDLIYAQTLAWIGIYFSPLLPVMQVLKLFIIFYLKKISLSMNCQPPKHTGRAAQIQTVFIALLFFPSFVGALTMVAFTVWSLKPSDQCGPFQGLDTPFRTIFNWTASLPENHWVWWIFENILRSELFYYLISLIVLVFTYFLWQITQGRKQLIKSLREQIVNEGKDKAFLLNKLQTLQKERRETASYRPQNFDQTPHFNPNWMSTLPLDM; this is encoded by the exons atgaggaggatgagcGCCTTTCCACAGCAAGGCACAGCTCTGGGAAACCTGGGACTTACCAACGAAATCCGACAGGAAACTGAAAACA ATACATCTGAACTGGTATCTGACCTGGTTAACCTGTCAGCCACAGCCAGATTTCAAGCCATACGATCATTACCTAAGCCGTTTTACGAGAAGAAAACAATCAG GGACAGAGTGAACTCTGTCAAACTCTCAAAGGCCATCCTCGCCCCAGACTGTCGTCAACATGTGTCTCGG TCTTTCCGCAGATTTCGTGCCAGCTTGGCATCAGCCAGGCAGCATTTGATTATATGGCAGGACACTCTGAAGGAGATCGGCGGCAGGTTTGGCACATCTGTCCTCTCCTACTTCTTGTTCCTTAAGTGGCTGCTGAAGTTCAACCTCTTCTCCCTCATCATCAACTTCTGCTTCATCACAATCCCACAAATTGTGCACGCTCCCAATATCAGCAGCATCACAGGCTTCAGAGGACTTGAGCTCCTCACTGGGGTG GGTTATTTCAACCAGACGGTCTTGTTCTATGGTGGTTACGATGGTGAAGTAATCGCATCCAAACCTGCCTACAACATGCAGTTGGCCTATTTTTTCACTGTAGCTGCATATCTGGTGTTGTGTGGGGTGTCTCTTATCTACAG CATGTCCAGATCCTTCCAGAACAACTTTGTGCTGGAGACAGGACCCGTCTCTGAAGGAGCGTGGCGTCTCCTGTGCAGCTGGGATTTCAGTGTTGTCAATGAAAAAGCAATACAGTACAACAAGAACAATCTCGCCATTCAGCTGAAG GAGTCCTtatcagaaaggttacaggtgAAAAACAAAACGTCTCTGCCTGACCGAATAAAACACCTGTCTCTCCACCTTCTGGCCTGGCTACTCTCTTTAGGACTTGCCCTAGGATCTGGTGCAGGCATCTACTTCCTGGGGACAAAACAAGAACTG GCCTTCAAGCTTTTCAGTCAAGATCCAAGTGATTTAGGCTCAGAGGCATCTACTCTGCTTCTGCCTGTGGTCGTGTCGCTCATCAACCTGATAGTGCCTCTATTTTACTCTCTCATCGACAAAATAGAGAGCTACTCCAACCCACGCGCAAAGATCTACATCAGCATTGTGAG AAGTGTTATTTTGAAGATGTCCATTCTTGGTATCCTTTGCTTTTACTGGCTACACGTTGTTCCCGACAGTATCTCG TGTTGGGAGTCCTTTGTGGGGCAGAGCGTGTATCGACTGCTGATAATTGACTTCATATTCTGTCTGCTTGGCATTTTCTTTGGGGAATTCCTACGCAA TGTAATCGGAACCATGTGCATCCAGAGTCTTGGCGTCCCAGAGTTTGACATTGCTAGGAATGTACTTGATCTGATCTACGCCCAGACTCTGGCTTG GATTGGAATTTACTTCTCCCCCCTACTTCCTGTAATGCAAGTCCTGAAATTGTTTATCATCTTTTACTTAAAAAAG ATCAGTCTGAGTATGAACTGTCAGCCTCCCAAACACACAGGCAGAGCCGCTCAGATACAAACAGTCTTCATCGCCCTACTCTTCTTCCCTTCGTTTGTGGGAGCACTGACCATGGTAGCATTCACAGTCTGGAG CCTGAAGCCCTCAGACCAGTGCGGGCCCTTCCAGGGTCTGGACACCCCCTTCCGCACAATTTTCAATTGGACTGCTTCTTTGCCTGAGAATCACTGGGTCTGgtggatttttgaaaacatacTGAGAAGTGAACTCTTCTACTACCTGATTAGCCTCATCGTCCT AGTCTTCACTTATTTTCTCTGGCAAATCACTCAGGGACGGAAACAGCTCATCAAGTCTCTGCGAGAGCAGATTGTGAAT GAAGGAAAGGACAAAGCATTTCTCTTGAATAAACTGCAAACTCTACAGAAGGAGAGAAGGGAGACGGCATCCTACAGACCTCAG AACTTTGACCAGACGCCACATTTCAACCCAAACTGGATGAGCACACTGCCCTTGGATATGTGA